From a single Phormidium ambiguum IAM M-71 genomic region:
- a CDS encoding DJ-1/PfpI family protein — MATQTKGKIGVLIEEHFDPTEYKKFNEYFPLQGYEVEYISHLWGNSSLTFGSNPENDQIEFHVTVTTDVNDINPADYKGIICIGAYAMDRLRYQVNVKKGEKNQAPAVAFIRKAMDLGKVKIGTICHSLWLLCADKDLLTGRQVTCAHNIICDVENAGADVVFDGDVTADLVIDDNLITGKHPGVVDEFMEAFVAEIEKTQKAQEVAV; from the coding sequence ATGGCAACTCAAACTAAAGGAAAAATTGGCGTACTTATTGAAGAACATTTTGACCCAACTGAATATAAGAAATTCAATGAATACTTCCCGCTACAAGGTTATGAAGTAGAATATATCTCTCATTTGTGGGGTAATTCTTCATTAACTTTTGGTTCTAATCCTGAAAACGACCAAATTGAATTTCATGTTACGGTGACTACAGACGTTAACGACATCAATCCAGCAGATTATAAGGGTATAATTTGCATCGGTGCTTATGCAATGGATCGCTTAAGATATCAGGTAAATGTTAAGAAAGGGGAGAAAAATCAAGCTCCGGCAGTGGCATTTATCAGAAAAGCAATGGATCTTGGAAAGGTAAAGATTGGTACTATTTGTCATAGTTTATGGCTGCTATGTGCTGATAAAGATTTACTCACTGGTCGTCAGGTTACTTGCGCTCACAATATTATTTGTGATGTGGAAAATGCTGGAGCAGATGTGGTTTTTGATGGTGATGTAACCGCAGATTTAGTTATTGATGATAATTTGATTACAGGGAAGCATCCTGGTGTAGTCGATGAATTCATGGAGGCTTTTGTTGCGGAGATTGAAAAAACGCAAAAAGCCCAAGAGGTAGCGGTTTAA
- a CDS encoding GAF domain-containing SpoIIE family protein phosphatase codes for METQNQSTENLLEQMAALQQEVAELKIAKLALEAQNRMLENMLNMAESPKPGEILDNILLQAFELSSKLTGAESGCLVFLGSNGAVQKSIPQEEDLTPVQLILTSESYINWVDNHRQTVPLADVLEIENLRSLFNQPPFMRSVLSVPILRKGKLLAVLTLMHSQPGYFGHVIANFMQSMSRQIALATEYARCYDELDSYSNQLRKELERAREIQRDFLPNPLVSLPGWEFVACFYPARQVAGDFYDTFRFPDGSVGLVVGDVCDKGVGAALFMGLFRSLLRIFSGYYSFELPKQTEEKIPDVVLPLAIDGELAEVPPNTVKVIDALKAIVLTNNYIAQNHQRLCMFATIFFGVLNPTTGVLTYINGGHVPPIILRASGALERLKPTGPAVGTIYNIDYEIKRVQLEPGDVVLSFSDGVPDARSPEDVPFTEQRLLSLLEAPASSAVSLVERIKTEIKSHIAEADPFDDITMLAVRQNLPISTN; via the coding sequence ATGGAAACTCAGAATCAATCAACGGAAAATTTATTAGAGCAAATGGCAGCACTGCAACAAGAAGTAGCTGAACTAAAGATTGCTAAACTCGCTCTGGAAGCCCAAAATCGGATGCTGGAAAATATGCTAAATATGGCAGAAAGTCCGAAGCCGGGAGAAATTTTAGATAACATTCTCCTACAAGCTTTTGAACTTTCCAGCAAACTGACTGGTGCAGAAAGTGGTTGTTTGGTGTTTTTAGGGTCAAATGGTGCTGTGCAAAAGAGCATCCCCCAAGAGGAAGATTTAACTCCTGTGCAGTTGATTCTCACTAGTGAGTCATACATTAATTGGGTAGATAATCATCGCCAAACTGTGCCTTTAGCAGATGTTTTGGAAATCGAAAATTTGCGATCGCTCTTTAATCAACCCCCATTCATGCGCTCAGTGCTCAGCGTACCTATCCTGAGAAAAGGCAAATTACTCGCTGTCCTCACTTTAATGCACTCTCAGCCCGGGTACTTTGGTCATGTGATTGCTAACTTCATGCAGTCGATGTCTCGGCAAATTGCTTTAGCTACAGAATACGCTCGCTGTTATGACGAACTAGACAGTTACTCGAATCAACTGAGAAAAGAGTTAGAAAGAGCTAGAGAAATTCAGCGAGATTTTCTCCCCAATCCACTAGTGAGTTTACCAGGTTGGGAATTTGTCGCTTGTTTCTACCCAGCGCGGCAAGTAGCTGGCGATTTCTACGATACTTTCCGTTTTCCTGATGGTTCAGTGGGTTTAGTAGTTGGAGATGTTTGTGATAAAGGTGTGGGAGCAGCTTTATTTATGGGGTTGTTTCGCAGTTTATTACGCATCTTTTCCGGTTATTATTCCTTTGAATTACCAAAGCAAACTGAGGAAAAGATTCCTGATGTAGTACTACCGTTAGCTATAGATGGTGAATTAGCAGAAGTTCCGCCAAATACAGTTAAAGTTATTGATGCGCTAAAGGCGATCGTTTTAACTAACAATTACATTGCCCAAAATCACCAAAGATTGTGTATGTTCGCCACCATCTTTTTTGGGGTACTCAATCCCACAACTGGCGTACTTACTTACATTAATGGTGGGCACGTACCGCCCATTATTCTGCGTGCTTCTGGGGCTTTAGAACGTCTCAAACCTACGGGGCCTGCTGTGGGCACAATTTATAACATTGATTACGAAATCAAACGAGTACAGCTAGAACCTGGAGATGTTGTGCTAAGTTTCTCAGATGGTGTCCCCGATGCCCGTTCTCCAGAAGATGTTCCCTTTACCGAACAGCGATTGCTGTCACTATTAGAAGCACCTGCTTCTTCTGCTGTTTCTTTAGTAGAACGAATCAAAACTGAAATCAAATCTCATATCGCTGAAGCCGATCCTTTTGATGATATTACTATGTTAGCTGTGCGACAAAATTTGCCAATATCAACAAATTAA
- a CDS encoding nuclear transport factor 2 family protein yields the protein MTTTMFPGARASIIKNLIGLFERMDVDTALSNFTEDAHYRFGNYPPAIGKKAIREATMASHLDYIKGISFDIKSMWENADSVICELEINYIRNDGSVLTLPCTDIFRMEGDKVKEMLVYMDPSPLFVTPETKQETILDIAKRLIAAVEANNIEEYITYFAPDGAYKIANNPPIIGPQAIKDFALPIMGMFSKVSHDVHNMWQVDDNTVTVELDVTYFRKDGKVFKFPCLNIIRFQGNKVQEYQAFLDANPAFS from the coding sequence ATGACCACGACAATGTTTCCCGGAGCTAGAGCATCCATCATCAAAAATTTGATTGGTTTATTTGAAAGAATGGATGTAGATACAGCCCTGAGTAACTTCACCGAAGACGCACATTACCGCTTTGGTAATTATCCACCTGCCATTGGTAAAAAAGCGATTCGAGAAGCAACAATGGCGAGTCATCTTGACTATATCAAAGGGATTTCTTTTGATATTAAATCTATGTGGGAAAATGCCGATTCAGTCATTTGTGAGTTGGAAATTAACTACATCCGTAATGATGGCAGCGTGCTGACACTTCCTTGCACAGATATTTTCCGCATGGAAGGCGACAAAGTGAAGGAAATGCTGGTTTATATGGACCCATCTCCCCTATTTGTGACACCGGAAACTAAGCAGGAAACAATTTTGGATATTGCCAAACGTTTGATCGCAGCTGTAGAAGCAAATAACATCGAGGAATACATTACTTATTTTGCTCCCGATGGCGCTTACAAAATTGCTAATAATCCTCCAATAATCGGCCCACAAGCTATCAAAGATTTTGCTCTACCAATTATGGGAATGTTCAGCAAAGTTTCCCATGATGTACATAATATGTGGCAAGTTGATGACAACACAGTAACAGTTGAATTGGATGTTACTTACTTCCGTAAAGATGGCAAGGTATTTAAGTTTCCTTGTTTGAATATTATTCGTTTTCAAGGTAACAAGGTTCAAGAATACCAAGCATTTCTTGATGCTAATCCCGCTTTTTCATAA
- a CDS encoding anti-sigma factor antagonist (This anti-anti-sigma factor, or anti-sigma factor antagonist, belongs to a family that includes characterized members SpoIIAA, RsbV, RsfA, and RsfB.), with product MDINIKNLKDVTVVEMAGDIDATTAPKVQEEVLPLAKPGSKILLDMTKVPYTSSAGLRLLLSLYRQVTGNNGQLVLVGLSEEIKDTMSITGFLDFFTRCDDLDAGLKVLA from the coding sequence ATGGACATTAATATAAAAAACCTCAAAGATGTCACTGTCGTCGAAATGGCTGGCGACATTGATGCCACCACAGCACCTAAAGTACAGGAAGAAGTTTTACCCTTGGCAAAGCCAGGAAGTAAAATTTTGCTGGATATGACTAAAGTTCCATACACTTCCAGTGCTGGGTTACGATTGTTACTTTCTCTGTATCGACAAGTGACTGGTAATAATGGTCAGTTAGTACTGGTAGGACTTTCGGAAGAAATTAAGGATACGATGTCCATTACTGGATTTTTGGACTTTTTTACCAGATGCGATGATTTAGATGCAGGATTGAAAGTGCTGGCGTAA
- a CDS encoding AGE family epimerase/isomerase has protein sequence MERMNFTFSDTIGGYVTHFDRHHKCFGIKTSDGREYTAYLTPTAWGRIAQNLGESYIDATQRLAELLTPGQHVFAYGVFYPQGDGHKFEVKSFVFPGEAPDKYRHEEPDWWVAQIRSIADCYLKWQFGYPDKEINYHNYRTMLNLSGEKKPDDYLQETDTISRLVYGLASAYLLTGEDRFLEAAEKGSNYLREHMRFYDPDENLIYWYHGIKVQGKREQKLLVSEFSDDYDCIPAYEQIYALAGPIQTYRITGDPRILKDAEMTVDLFDRFYLDKEQGGYFSHIDPITLDPRAESLGRNRARKNWNSVGDHAPAYLINLWLATGEQKYADMLEYTFDTIEKYFPDYENSPFVQEKFHEDWSKDQEWGWQQNRAVIGHNLKIAWNLMRMQSLKPKDQYVALAEKIAQLMPDVGSDKQRGGWYDVVERVLAEGEEHYRFVWHDRKAWWQQEQAILAYLILNGTVKNPEYLRHAREASAFYNAHFLDHDDGAIYFNTLANGLPFLMGTERFKGSHSMSAYHSTELCYLSAVYQNLLIFKYPMDFYFKPMPGAFKDNILRVAPDILPPGSISIGKVWINEEEYSNFDADALTVKLPDTQEQVKVKVNIVPR, from the coding sequence ATGGAACGCATGAATTTTACGTTCTCCGATACTATTGGTGGGTATGTTACTCACTTCGATCGCCATCATAAATGCTTTGGCATAAAAACGTCAGATGGGCGGGAATATACCGCATATTTAACACCGACTGCTTGGGGAAGAATTGCCCAAAATTTGGGGGAATCTTACATTGATGCTACGCAACGATTGGCAGAATTGCTAACACCTGGACAGCACGTATTTGCTTATGGTGTGTTCTATCCACAAGGAGATGGACACAAATTTGAGGTGAAATCTTTTGTGTTTCCTGGGGAAGCACCTGATAAGTATCGCCACGAAGAACCTGATTGGTGGGTAGCACAAATTCGATCGATCGCAGATTGTTATCTAAAATGGCAATTTGGTTATCCCGACAAAGAAATTAATTATCATAACTACCGCACCATGCTGAACTTATCAGGTGAGAAAAAACCTGATGATTATCTGCAAGAAACTGATACAATTTCCCGCTTGGTTTATGGTTTAGCTTCTGCTTATTTACTCACAGGCGAAGACCGCTTTTTAGAAGCTGCGGAAAAAGGTAGCAATTACCTGCGGGAACACATGAGATTTTATGACCCTGATGAAAATTTAATTTACTGGTATCACGGGATTAAAGTTCAGGGTAAACGGGAACAAAAACTGTTAGTTTCTGAGTTTAGCGATGACTACGATTGTATCCCGGCTTATGAACAAATTTATGCTTTAGCAGGGCCGATTCAAACATACAGAATTACTGGCGACCCCCGTATTTTAAAAGATGCGGAAATGACGGTAGATTTGTTTGACAGATTCTACTTAGATAAAGAGCAAGGCGGCTATTTTTCGCACATCGATCCTATTACTTTAGATCCTCGTGCAGAGTCTTTGGGACGTAACCGTGCTCGGAAAAATTGGAACTCTGTGGGCGATCATGCTCCAGCTTATTTAATTAACTTGTGGTTGGCAACAGGGGAACAAAAGTATGCTGATATGTTGGAGTATACTTTTGACACGATCGAGAAGTATTTCCCCGATTACGAAAATAGCCCATTTGTGCAAGAAAAATTCCACGAAGATTGGAGCAAAGATCAAGAGTGGGGGTGGCAACAAAACCGCGCTGTGATTGGGCATAACTTGAAAATTGCTTGGAATTTAATGCGGATGCAAAGCTTAAAACCCAAGGATCAATATGTTGCTTTGGCGGAAAAGATTGCTCAATTAATGCCAGATGTAGGTAGCGATAAACAACGTGGTGGTTGGTACGATGTAGTAGAGCGGGTGTTAGCAGAAGGTGAAGAACATTACCGTTTTGTGTGGCACGATCGCAAAGCGTGGTGGCAACAAGAACAAGCAATTTTAGCTTACTTAATTCTCAATGGTACTGTAAAAAATCCTGAATACTTACGCCATGCCCGTGAAGCTTCAGCATTCTATAATGCTCACTTCCTCGATCATGATGACGGTGCAATTTACTTCAATACGTTAGCAAATGGCTTGCCGTTCTTGATGGGCACAGAACGCTTTAAAGGCAGTCACTCCATGAGTGCTTATCACTCAACAGAACTCTGCTATTTGTCAGCAGTTTATCAGAACTTGCTGATTTTCAAATACCCAATGGACTTTTACTTTAAGCCAATGCCAGGAGCATTTAAAGATAATATCTTACGGGTTGCACCAGATATTTTACCTCCGGGAAGTATCAGCATTGGCAAAGTTTGGATCAATGAAGAAGAATACAGCAATTTTGATGCTGATGCCTTGACTGTGAAACTCCCAGATACGCAGGAACAGGTCAAAGTCAAGGTAAATATCGTTCCTCGCTAG
- a CDS encoding nuclear transport factor 2 family protein, which produces MAEQDKLSGKSSTSVIFPGDRANIVQRFLTNTRTADEFASYFTEDAYFRFANAPPVTGRKAIHESSVAFRQKLKSVSHDIKSMWEMGDVVVCEMEVTYTRHDGKVVTLPCTDIIRMKGELFSDLRVYMDISPVFAA; this is translated from the coding sequence ATGGCTGAGCAAGATAAATTAAGCGGAAAAAGTTCAACATCGGTGATTTTCCCAGGAGATAGGGCAAATATTGTTCAACGTTTTTTAACTAACACCAGAACTGCTGATGAATTTGCCTCATATTTTACTGAAGACGCTTATTTCCGATTTGCTAATGCACCACCAGTTACCGGACGTAAAGCTATTCATGAGTCTTCAGTTGCCTTTCGCCAAAAGTTGAAATCTGTCTCTCATGACATTAAATCTATGTGGGAAATGGGAGATGTAGTTGTTTGCGAAATGGAAGTTACTTACACTCGTCATGACGGCAAAGTTGTAACTCTTCCTTGTACAGATATCATTCGGATGAAAGGCGAGTTATTTAGTGATTTGCGAGTTTACATGGATATTTCTCCTGTGTTTGCTGCGTAA